A window of Pseudomonas denitrificans (nom. rej.) genomic DNA:
TCCCGCGATGAAGGCCTGTTCGCCGAGCTGCGCGAGCTGCTGCTCAAGCACAAGGTGCTGTTCCTGCGTGACCAGGACATCACCCGTGCCGAGCACGTGGCTTTTGCCCGCCGCTTCGGTGAACTGGAAGACCACCCGGTGGCCGGCAGTGACCCGGAGCACCCGGGCCTGGTGCGCATCTACAAGACTCCGGACCTGCCCAACGACCGCTACGAGAACGCCTGGCACACAGACGCCACCTGGCGCGAGGTGCCGCCCCTGGGCTGCGTCCTGCGCTGCGTGGAGTGCCCGCCGGTGGGCGGCGACACCATGTGGGCGAACATGGCCCTGGCCTACGACATGCTCCCGGCCGAGATCAAGGAGCGCATCGCCAAGCTGCGCGCGCGCCACAGCATCGAAGCCAGCTTCGGCGCAGCGATGCCCATCGAGAAGCGCCTGGCGCTCAAGGCCATGTACCCGACGCCGAGCACCCGGTGGTGCGTACTCACCCGGAAACCGGCGAGAAGGTGCTGTTCGTCAATGCCTTCACCACCCACTTCAGCAACTACCACACGCCACAGAACGTGCGCTTCGGCCAGGACGCCAACCCCGGCGCTGCCGACCTGCTGCGCTACCTGGTGAGCCAGGTGTACATCCCCGAATTCCAGGTGCGCTGGCGCTGGAAGAAGAACGATGTGGCGATCTGGGACAACCGCTGTACCCAGCACTACGCGGTGATGGACTACCCGCCCTGCGTGCGCCGCATGGAACGCGCCGGAATCATCGGCGACAAGCCGTTCTGATCCCTGAAGAAAGACTTCTGACAAGAACAATTACGGAGACCGACATGCAATTCTTCGACGATTCGCTGCACCCCGAGAACCAGGACAAGGTGGTCATCACCACCGCTCCCTACGGCCCCGAATGGATGCCCGAGGACTTCCCCGAAGACATCCCGGTGACCATGGACGAGCAGGTCCAGAAGGCCGTTGACTGCTACGAGGCCGGCGCCACCGTGCTGCACCTGCATGTGCGCGAGCTGGATGGCAAGGGCTCCAAGCGCCTGTCCAAGTTCAACGAGCTGATCGCCGGCGTGCGCGAAGCCGTGCCGGACATGATCATCCAGGTCGGTGGCTCGATTTCCTTCGCCCCGGAAAGCGACGGCGAAGCGGCCAAGTGGCTGTCCGACGACACCCGTCACATGCTCGCCGAGCTGACCCCCAAGCCCGACCAGGTGACGGTGGCGATCAACACCACCCAGATGAACATCATGGAGCTGCTCTATCCGGAGTACCTGAAAGGTACCTCCCTGGAGAACCCGCTCTACCAGGCGGCCTACAGCGAGATGACCGTGCCGGCCGGTCCGGCCTGGGTCGAGGAGCACCTGAAGCGCCTGCAGGCCGCCGGCATCCAGCCGCACTTCCAGCTGACCGGCATGCATGCCCTGGAAACCCTCGAGCGCCTGGTGCGCAAGGGCGTCTACAAGGGCCCGCTGAACCTGACCTGGATTGGCATCGGCGGCGGCTTCGACGGCCCCAACCCGTTCAACTTCATGAACTTCGTGCACCGCGCACCGGACGGCGCCACCGTCACCGCCGAGTCGCTGCTCAAGAACGTCCTGCCGTTCAACATGATGGCGATGGCCATGGGGCTGCACCCGCGTTGCGGCATCGAGGACACCATCATCGGCCAGCACGGCCAGCGCATGACCTCGGTGGAACAGATCCAGCAGTGCGTCCGCGTCGCCCATGAACTGGGCCGCGAGGTCGCCAGCGGCAAGGAAGCACGCGCCATCTACAAGATCGGCGTGCAGTACGACAGCGTGGAAGAAACCCTGCGCATGAACGGCATGGCGCCCAACCGCCAGCCGGGCCAGAAGTCCGTTCCGCTTCGCGCGTGACAGGCTCCGTGGCGCGGTCTGCCAGTACCGCGCCACGGCTTTTATCCCAGAACAACAAGAATCCATTGACCCACCTGGAGAGCTAGCACCATGGCCATCCACTCCGTCGCCCTGGGCGACATCACTGCCACCGTGCCCAGCGTGCCGCGCCGCTATGCCTGGGTGGTGTTCGCTCTGACCTTCGGCCTGCTGATCTCCGATTACATGTCGCGTCAGGTGCTCAATGCCGTCTTCCCGCTGCTCAAGGTCGAATGGGCCCTGAGCGATGCGCAGCTGGGCCTGCTCAGCGGCATCGTCGCGGTGATGGTCGGCCTGCTGACTTTCCCGCTCTCGCTGCTCGCCGACCGCTGGGGGCGCGTACGCAGCCTGGCGCTGATGGCCATGCTGTGGAGCCTCGCAACGCTTGGCTGCGCCGTGGCTGAGACCTTCCCGCAGATGTTCGCCGCGCGCTTCTTCGTCGGCGTCGGCGAGGCCGCCTACGGCAGCGTCGGTATCGCCGTGGTCATCTCGGTATTCCCGGCGCACCTGCGCGCCACCCTGACCGGCGCCTTCATGGCCGGCGGCATGTTCGGCTCGGTGCTCGGCATGGGCCTGGGCGGCGTGCTCGCCGCGCACCTGGGCTGGCGCTGGGCGTTCGCCGGCATGGCGCTGTTCGGCCTGCTGCTGGCGCTGCTCTACCCGCTGGTGGTGAGCGAGAAGCGCATTGCCCCGGTGGCCGCTGCCGAAGCGCCGCGCCAGGCCGGCGGGCGCTCGCTGCGCAGCCTGTTCGGCAGCCGCTCGGTGATCGCCGCCTACCTGGGCAGCGGCCTGCAGCTGTTCGTCGCCGCCGCCGTGATGGTGTGGATTCCCAGCTACCTGAACCGCTACTACCACCTGGACACCGGCAAGGCCGGGATGATCTCCGCGGTGATCGTACTGGTCGGCGGCAGCGGCATGGTGCTCTGCGGCATCCTCTGCGACCGCCTGGGCCGCAGCAACCCGCCGCGCAAGATCATCCTCGCCATCGGCTTCTGCCTGGCCAGCTGCCTGCTGCTGTTGGTGGCCTTCCACCTGCCGCCGGGCACTGCGCAACTGAGCCTGATCGCCCTCGGCATGCTGGTCGCGGCCGGTACCTCCGGGCCGTCCGGCGCCATGGTCGCCAACCTCACCGCGCCGGCCGTGCATGGCACCGCCTTCGCCACCCTGACCCTGGCCAACAACCTGCTGGGCCTGGCGCCCGGCCCGCTGCTCACCGGTGTGCTGGCCGACCGCATCGGCCTGGACCGTGCCTTCCAGCTCATCCCCTTGCTGAGCATTCTCGCCGCGCTGGTCTTCCTCTACGCCCGGCGCCACTACCACAGCGATATCCGCCGCCTGCGCGGCGAAGAGGAGGGCGCCTGATGCCGACTCTCAATCTGGACATGACCTTTGACTTCATCTGCCCCTGGTGCCTGATCGGCAAGCGCAACCTTGACGTCGCGCTGCGCCTGCTGGCCCGCCAGCGTCCGGAACTGGACGTGCGGGTGAACTGGCTCGGCCTGCAGCTGCTGCCGCAGATTTCCATGGAAGGCGAACCCTTCGCCGAGTTCTACCAGCGCCGCCTGGGCGGCAAGCGCGCCGTGCGTGCGCGGATGGGTGAAGTGCGTCGCGCGGCCGAGGGCGCCAGGGTCGACCTGGACCTCGAACGCATCCTCACCATGCCCAATACCACCTATGCCCACCGGGTATTCCAGCGCGCCGTGCATGTGGGCAGCGAGAACCAGAAGGAGCAGTTGCTGGAGATGATCTTCCGCGCGCACTTCCAGCTGGGCCAGGATATCGGCAACCGCGAAACCCTCTGCCGCCTGCTGCGTGCCTGTGATTTCAACGTGGCCGACTTCGACGACGCCCTGGCCGACGGCGCGCGCCAGTTCATCGGCCGCCGCGTGGCCCTGGCCGATTCCAGCGTGCCGATGTTCCTCCTCGAAGGCCGCGCCTTCGCCCTCGGCGGGCAAAGCCCCGAGCAGTTGCTGGCGGCCCTCCATCGAGCGATTGATCGACAGCACCCCGAGGCGATCCCGGCATGAGCTGCTCGATCCGTATTCCCGCCGACCGCCTGCCGGCGCGCGGCGGCCGCAGCCTGCTGCATCACGAGAAGGGCATCATCCTGCTGTTCGATATCGACGGCGAACTGCATGCCATCGACGACCGTTGCCCCCATGCCGGCGCCTCGCTGTTCAGCGGCCGCCTGGATGGCCGCTGGCTGCAGTGCCCGGCCCACGGCCTGCGCTTCGACCTGGCTACAGGCTGCCCGGCGGGCATCAAGGGCTTCGGCCTGCAGCGCTATGAGATCGAATGGCGCGCCAACGAGTGCTACGTGGTGCTGGCCCGGCAGGAGGTGCCGGCATGACCACGCTGACCCTTTCCGCCCTCGGCACCCGTAGCCGCACCCTGCTGCCGGGTCTGCTGGTCAGCGCCATGGTGGCGGCCGCCGCGACCTTCCTCTCCGAGCACTACGGCGCGCCGGTGATGCTCTTCGCGCTGCTGCTCGGCCTGGCGATGAACTTCCTTTCGGCCGACAGCGTGTGCAAGGCCGGCATCGAGTTCACTGCCCGCGAAATCCTCCGCCTGGGCGTGGCGCTGCTGGGCATCCGCATCACCTTCGGGCAGATCGCCGAGCTGGGCTGGCAGCCGGTGATCATGGTGGTGGTGCTGGTGACGGTGACCATCCTGGTCTCCATCGCCGCGGCCCGCGCCATGGGCTTCAACTTCCTCTTCGGCCTGCTCACCGGCGGCGCCACGGCCATCTGCGGCGCCTCTGCGGCGCTGGCCCTGGCGGCGGCATTGCCGGCGCACACGCAGAAGGAAAAGGCCACGCTGTTCACCGTGCTCGGCGTATCGGCGCTGTCGACCCTGGCGATGATCCTCTACCCGATGATCGTCAAGTCGCTGGGCCTGCCGCCGTTGCAGGCGGGCATCTTCCTCGGCGGCACCATCCACGACGTGGCCCAGGTGGTCGGCGCCGGCTACAGCATCTCCAAGGAAGTCGGCGACAGCGCCACGGTGGTCAAGCTGATGCGCGTAGCGATGCTGCTGCCGGTGATCCTCTGCGCGGCGATGATCACCCGTGCCCGCGGTGTGGAACCGGGCGAGCAGCGTCCGCCGCTGCTGCCGTGGTTCGCCGTGGGCTTCGTGCTGCTGGCGGCGGTGAACAGCACCGGCTACCTGCCGACAGTGGTGGTGGAGGCGGGTGGGAAGCTGTCGCAGTGGTGCCTGGTGATCGCCATCGCGGCGCTGGGCATGAAGACCCAGTTGCGGGCACTAGCGACGGTGGGGATCAAGCCGATCCTGCTGATGCTGGGGAGACCGCGTTCCTTGCAGTGCTGGTGCTGGGGATGTTGAAGTTCGCGGGTTGAGCCGACCGGGTCGTAGGACGCATAACGCGTCAGCGCTATCCGCCGACGTGGTATCGGCGGATAACCCGTTCCGGGTTATGCACCCTACGTACAGGCATCGGCTCTGGCTCTGGATATTGATGTCTTACAGAGAAACATCCGCCCGCTCCGGAGTCCCCCTTCGCAGCGGGCCCCTGAAACTGCGCTTCATCGAGGCCTCCTGAACGGGGCGTTCGGCGCGTGCGGCGGTTTCAGTGGACGTCTTCAGCGCCAAGAGCAGGAGCGTGGCTGACCTGTAGGAGTGGGCCACGCCCGCGATCCGCCGGCAGGGCCGGCGCATCCGGAAATGATCACTCCGTCTCCCGCCCCAGATGCTCCTTGCGCCACGCCGCCGGCGACACGCCGAACTGCACCGCGAACCAGCGGGTGAAGGAACTGGGCATCGAGTACCCCAGCAGGTCGGCGATGCGCCCCAGCGAATAGCGCGGGTTTTCCATGTAGCGCAGTACCAGCTCGCGCCTGACCTCGTTGATCAGGTCGGAGAAGGTCACGCCGTTGTCTTCCAGTCGGCGTTGCAGCGTGCGCACGTTCAGCCCCAGCGACTGGGCGATCTGTTCGATGGTCGCGCGGCCCATGGGCAGCAGCAGGTAGATGGACTTGCGCACCTCGTTCAGGGTGCTGCCGTCGGTGGCGCCGGGCAGGGAGTCGACGAAGCTGCGTGCATGCCGCGCCATGGCCGGATCGGCCATGGGGTTGGCGGCGTCGAGGTCGGCGGCGGGGATGACGATGCCGTTGAACTCGCTGCCGAACTCGATCTTGCAACCGAACACCCGGCGATGCACCTGCATGTCCGCCGGGGCGTCGTGGCTGAAGTTCACGCTCACCGGTCGCCAGTGCGGGCCGAGGAGGGCGGCGCAGAGGCGGTAGAGGGTGCCAAGGGCCAGCTCCAGGCCCTGGCGCATGGGCATCGGCGGCACGGTGAGGAGCTCTTCGCGCAGGATCGCCAGCTTGCCTTCCTGGTCGATGTACAGGGCCAGGGATTCGTTGAGCAGGTGGCGGTAGCGAATGATGGTGTCGATGGCCTCGCGCAGTGTCGCCTGGTGTGACAGCAGCAGGCTGATCACGCCGAAGTCGGCGAGCTGGCGCGATTCGGCCATGCGCAGGCCGAAGGTCTCGCAGCCGCTGATGCGCGCCGATTCCTCCAGCAGGGTCACCGCCGTGGCAACGGGGATGCGCTGCTCCGGGTGCTCGAGCATGGACTGGGACAGGCCCACCGCGCTCAGCTGCTGATGCGGGTTGAGGCCCAGGTGGCGGGCCACTTCCAGGTAGTTGGTGAGGGCCGCAATGCGAACCATTGGGGTCATGCCGATCGCCTTCTTGTTCTTGTGGTTGCTCCGTGCCGTCAGGGTCCGGGGACGCCTTGTGGCCAGAGTGCACGCTGGCTGGGTCGATGACGTCAGATTCTAGCGACAGCTGTTACCAATCGTGTACGAAAGTTCTCACTTCGGCCAGTGCCTGCGGCGCTCTGGAATGCACCGTACGTCCCGGTAGGCCCGCCACGCGTGGAGTCGGCGGGACAGCAGGCTGGCCGGGGCCTGTCATCAAATGCGAAGTGCCTGACGCTCAATGCAAAGCACCTTCACCGGTGCACCTCTACTGTCTGTCCAACAAGTTCGAAATCACCCAAAGGTGAACCGGTGAGCAACAACAAGACTTCCACCACCGTCCTCATGGTCCCCGGCTTGCGCGACCACGTCGCCGAGCACTGGCAGACCCTGCTTGAGCAGCGCCTGCCCAATATGCGCAGCGTACCGCCGCTGACCGAGAACAAGCTGGATCTGAATGCCCGCATCGAAGCCATCCAGCGCGAGCTGGAAAGCATCGACGGCGAGGTGATCCTGGTTGCCCACAGTGCCGGTGTACTGATGGTCGCTCACTGGGCGGCACGCTACAGCCGGCCTATCAAGGGCGCGCTGCTGGCTACTCCGCCGGATCTCGACGGTGACTGGCCGGCGCACTACCCCAAGCCTGCGGTCCTGGCCGAGATGGGCTGGTCGCCGCTACCGCTGGAGCCGCTGCCGTTCCCCACACTGGTGGCCTGCAGCGACAACGACCCGCTGGCGAGCCCCGAGGCAGTCCAGCGCATGGCCCGCCACTGGCGCGCCAGCGTGGTGGAGCTGGGCCGGGTCGGCCACCTCAACCCCGCTTCGGGATTCGGCGACTGGCCAGAGGCCGAGGCGCTGATCCAGATGCTGGATAGCTGATTCACCCAGGCAACTTACTCAACCAAGCAACCCCCGGTTCCGGCGCTCGCGCCGGGGCAGGCCCCCGTGCGCCCTGGCGCACGGCCAAAGGGGCTGCGGGACGGGCCCGGAAAGCGTCCCGACCACAACAAGAAACGGAGCACACGAATGCATCATCAGAGCAACCCCCTGCAACGCTGCCTGCTGGCGACCGCAGTCCTCGCTGCCATGGCCGGCCAACCGCTGCTGGCCTTCGAGCTGGACACCGGCAACCCGGACTTTTCGATCCGCTTCGACAACACCGTCAAGCTCAGCTACGGGCAGCGCGTCGAGTCGCCCAACAGCAAGATCGCCGGCACCGCCAACACCAACGACGGCGACCGCAACTTCTCCTCCGGCACCCCGGTGACCCAGCGTTTCGACCTGCTCAGCGAACTGGACTTCGTCTACCGCGACAGCATGGGCTTCCGCCTGTCTGCCGCCGGCTGGTACGACCACGCCTACGATGATGTCGGCTCCGACAACCCGTTCCCCGGCCAGAAGGGCAACGCCGGCCACCTGGTCAGCCGCAACGGCACGGTGATCGCCCCGCGTGGCGCGCAACCGGCCACCCACGGCCTGAGCAACTTCGCCGACCGCTACTACAACGGCCCGTCCGGGGAGCTGCTCGACGCCTTCGTCTTCGCCAGCCACCAGGTCGGCGACGACATGCAGCTCAGCGGCAAGCTCGGTCGCCACACCATCTACTGGGGCGAGACCCTGTTCAGCGCCGCCAACGGCATCAACTACGGCCAGTCGGCCCTGGACCTGGGCAAGCTGTACAACGTGCCCGGCACCGAGGCCAAAGAGCTGTTCATGCCGCGCAACCAGCTGTCCGCCTCGCTGACGGTCAACCCCGAGCTGACCCTGGCCGCGCAGTATTTCCTCGAATTCGAGAACTCGCGCTTCCCCGAAGGTGGCACCTACATGGGCCCCTACGACATGCTCAACGACGGCGGCAACGTCTTCTGGCTGCCGCTGCCCGCGCTCAACGCCTTCTACGGCGCGCCGCGCGGCCATGATCGCGAGCCGGACAACACCGGCGACTTCGGCCTGATGGCCAAGTGGAGCCCGGAATGGCTCGACGGCACCCTGGGCTTCTACTACCGCAATACCTCCGACACCCTGCCGGCGGTACTGGTGAATGCGCCGAACCTGCACAAGCCCGGCCTGGCCGGCCTGCAGGGGATGAACTATGTCACCGCCTACGCCGACGACATCGACATCTATGGCATCAGCCTGTCCAAGGAAATCGGCGGCGTGAGCGTCGGCATGGACCTGAACTACCGCGAGAACATGCCGCTGGCGAGCAACTTCACCACGGTCAACTCCACGCTCTATGCAGCCTCCAAGCGCGGCGCGGTCAACGGCGCCAACCTGATCGGCGAGATGCCCAGCGATGGCGACACCGGCCTGGCCCGCGGCAAGACCTTCCACGTCGTGCTCAACGGCCTGGTGACCTTCGGCGCCACCCCGCTGTGGGACGCCTCGTCGCTGGCCGTGGAAGGCACCCTGACGCACCTGATCGACGTCACCGAAGGCGAGCAGACCTTCAAGGGTGACTCCAGCTACCGCGGTGTCGACAAGGTCACCACCAACGCCTACGCCATGTCCGCCAACTTCACCCCGACCTGGTACCAGGCCTTCCCGGGCGTCGATCTGTCCATGCCCATGGCCTACAACGTCGGCCTGCACGGCAACTCGGCGGTGCAGCTGGGCGGCAACGAAGACGCCGGCAGCTACTCGGTCGGCGTGGCCGCGGACTTCCACCAGAAATACCGCCTGGACCTGAAATACGTCGACGCCTTCGGCCCCTTCGATACCTGCGAGAGCGGCCGCGACAACAACACCCCCGGCGCCAACGGCCAGTACCAGTGCATCCCCGGCCAGATCACTTCGCAAGGCGGCCTCGCGCCCCTGCTGAAGGACCGCGGCATGGTTACCGCTTCCCTGAAGGCCACCTTCTGATTTCACGTAAGGCCTCGACTTCGAGGCAGGAGAAAAACAGCATGAACTTCAAGCCCACCCTGATCGCCACCGCCCTCGGCCTGACCCTCTGCGGTCTGGCCCAGGCCGCCGTTTCCCCGCAGGACGCCGCCCAGCTGGGCAGCACCCTGACCCTGGTCGGCGCCGAGAAAGCCGCCAGCAGCGATGGCGCGATTCCCGCCTATGCCGGCGGCCTGACCACCGCCCCGGCCAGCTTCAAGGCCGGCGACAGCATGCGTCCGGACCCGTTCGCCAGCGACAAGCCGGTGCTGGTGATCGACGGCAAGAACGTCGACCAGTACAAGAACCAGCTGTCGGCCACCACCGTCGAGCTGGCCAAGCGTTATCCGACCTTCCGCGTCGACGTCTACCCGACCCACCGCAGCGCCGCGCTGCCGGACACCGTGCTGGAGAACAGCAAGAAGAACGCCGTCACCGCGCAGTCCCTGGAAGGCGGCACCGCCATCGACAACGCCCTGCCGGGCGTGCCGTTCCCGATTCCGAAGACCGGCGCCGAGGCGATGTGGAACTTCCTGCTGCGCTACCAGGGCGTGAACATCAAGGCCAAGTACGACTCCTGGAACGTCGATGCCTCGGGCAGCGCCAACCTCGCCACCACCGGCCAGGCCTTCATCAACTACCCGGTGTACGAAGACCTCACCCAGCCGGTGAAGGGCTCCGAGGTCTACTACCAGATGAAGCTGTACTACAGCGGCCCGGCCCGCCGTGCCGGCGAGGCGATGATGCTCAAGGACGCCGCCAACCCGCTGCAGCAGCCGCGCCGCGCCTGGCAGTACCTGCCCGGCCAGCGCCGCGTGAAGCTGGCACCGAACCTGGCCTACGACACCCCGAACCCCGGCATGGCCGGCGCCGGCACCTACGACGACGTGTTCGTCTTCAACGGTGCGCTGGACCGCTATGACTGGAAGCTGGTGGGCAAGCAGGAAATGATCGTGCCCTACAACACCTACCGCCTGACCTACGCCAGCGACATCAAGCCGGTGGTCACGCCCAACCACCTGTCGCCGGACTATGTGCGCTGGGAGAAGCACCGCGTGTGGGTCGTCGAAGGCACCCTGAAGTCTGGCGCGCGGCACATCTACGCCAAGCGTCGCTTCTACCTCGATGAAGACAGCTGGGTGGCCGTGGCCTCTGACCAGTACGACGCCCGTGGCCAACTCTATCGCGGCTCCTTCGCCTTCCTCAGCCAGAGCTACGACAAGCGCATCCCGGACGCCACGCCGTTCATGATCTACGACCTGACTGCCGGCTCCTACAACATCAACGGCGTCGTCGGCCCGTACGGCGGCATCAGCTACATCGACCCGCTGGCCAAGACCCAGTGGTCCCCCGAGGCGCTGGCCGGTAGCGGCATTCGCTGATGAAGGGCGCGGCGGCCCGGCTTGATGCCAAGCGGGGTCGCCGCGGCTCCTGCAGCGGAAGCTGCCGGAAAAGATGCGAAGAGAGATGTGAGGAAAGCACCATGCAGATCCCCTTCAAGCGCCTGATGCTCCTGGGCGCCTTGCTTCTGGCGGGCGGCGCTCAAGCCGGCGCAACGGTCGCAGAGTTCGTCGATGTGCTCGACCAGCCGGCGCCCCACAGCGCCGTTCCCTGCCATGTGCCGCTGCTGGCCGTCACCCGCGTCGACAAGCGCCTGGTGAGCGTCGGCCAGCGCGGCCACATTCTCTATTCCGATGACGGCGGCACCAGCTGGCTGCAGGCCGAGGTGCCGGTCAGCTCCGACCTCACCGCCGTGCGCTTCCCCACGCCGCAGGACGGTTGGGCGGTGGGCCACGACGGCGTGGTGCTGCACAGCGCCGACGGCGGCAAGCACTGGGAGCGCCAGCTCGACGGCCGGCAGATCGGCCAGCTGATGCTCGACTACTACGCCGCCCACCCGCAGCCGGACAACGCCACCTGGCTGGACCAGGCGCGCCGGTATCAGGAGGAGGGCGCCGACAAGCCGTTCCTCGACCTGTGGTTCCGCGACGCGAAGGAAGGCTTCGTGGTCGGCGCCTTCAACCTGATCCTGCACACCAGTGACGGCGGGCGCACCTGGGAGCCCTGGAACCACCGCATCGACAACCCGCAGGCACTGCACCTTACCGCCATGGCGGGCAGCGGCGATGACCTGTTCGTCGTCGGCGAGCAAGGCCTGCTGTTGCGCCTTTCCCCGCAACAGGAGGGCCAACAGCAGCGCTTCGTCGCCCTGCAGTCGCCCTACGCCGGCAGCTTCTTCGGTGTGGTCGCGCGGCCGGGCCTGGTGTTCGCCTACGGCCTGCGCGGCCATGCGATCCGCAGCCTCGACGGCGGCGAAAGCTGGAAAACCGTGGACACGGGCCTGCCGGTCAGCCTGACCGCCGCCAGCTTCGACGCCAACGGCCGGCTGTACCTGTTCAGCCAGGCCGGCCAGGGCCTGGTCAGCGATGACAGCGGCGCCAGCTTCAAAGCCCTGGACCTGGCCGAGCGCCTGCCCGTCAGCGGCGCGGTGGCCGGTCCCGGACGCCTGCTGCTGGTCGGCGCCCGCGGCGTACGCGAGAACGCGATGCCGGTGCGCTGAGCGCGCCGGTGTTTCACCCGTTCAAGAACCATAAGAACAAGAGATAGAGAGACAGCCTCATGGTCGACCTGAAGCAAGGCGAGATGCCTGTAGTCCGCGAACTGCGGGACTTTGACACCCACAGCGGCAACCTGCTGGAGCGCCTGGTGTTCAACCACCGCGCGCTGTTCATCGCCCTGATCGCGCTGGTCACCCTGGTGCTGGGCTACATGGCCGTGACCCGCCTGGAGATGCGTCCGGCCTTCGAGAAGATGATCCCGCACAGCGATCCCTACATCCGCAACTACCTGGACAACCGCGCCGCATTGCGCGGCCTGGGCAACTCGGTGCGGGTGGTGGTGGAGAACCCCAACGGCGACATCTTCGACCCGGCCTATATCGACAGCCTGCGGCAGATCAGCGACCAGCTGTTCCTCAGCCACGGCGTCGACCGCGCCTGGATGAAGTCGCTGTGGTCCCCGGCGGTGCGCTGGACCGAGGTCACCGAGGAAGGCTTCCAGGGCGGCCCGGTGATGCCCGACGGCTACGACGGCAAGCCCGAGTCCATCGGCCAGCTGCGCCAGAACATCGCCCGCGCCGGCATCGTCGGCAGCCTGGTGGGCAACGACTTCCGCTCGAGCATGCTGGTGGTGCCGCTGCTGGACCGCGACTCGGCCACCGGCAAGGGCATCGACTACCGCGAGTTCTCCCGCGCCCTCGACGACCTGCGGCTGAAGTACGAATACCTGGGCGACGCCCGCGCCTTCGCTGCTGGAGAGGAGGGTAAAGGTCCGGTGCGCCTGCACGTGATCGGCTTCGCCAAGCTGGTGGGTGACCTGATCGACGGCCTGGTGCGGGTGATGTTGTTCTTCGGCCTGGCGGTGGTCACCGCCTTCGTCATCATCTTCTTCTACACCCGCTGCCTGCGCAGCAGTCTGCTGGTGATCGGCTGCTCGCTGCTGGCGGTGGTCTGGCAGCTCGGGCTGGTGGCCTGGCTGGGCTACGCGCTGGACCCGTATTCGATCCTCGTGCCGTTCCTGATCTTCGCCATCGGCGTGTCCCACGCCACCCAGAAGATGAACGGCATCATGCAGGACATCGGCCGTGGCACCCACAAGCAGGTGGCCGCGCGCAACACCTTCCGCCGCCTGTTCCTGGCCGGCGTCACCGCGCTGCTGTCGGACGCCGTGGGTTTCGCCGTGCTGATGCTGATCGACATCCCGGTGATCCAGGACCTGGCCATCGCCGCCAGCATCGGCGTGGCGGTGCTGATCTTCACCTCGCTGCTGATGATGCCGGTGGCGCTGTCCTACGTCGGCGTCAGCCCGAAGGCCGCCGCGCGTGCCCTGCGCGAGGATCGCCAGGTGGACCAGCATGCTGGCCTGGGCAAGCTGTGGGACCTGCTGGACCGCTTCACCGAGCGCCGCTGGGCCAGTGTCACCCTGATCATCGCCGCGCTGCTGGGTGCCGGCGGTCTGCTGGTCAGCCAGCACCTGCAGATCGGCGACCTCGACGCCGGTGCTCCGGAGCTGCGCGCCGACTCGCGCTACAACCGTGACAACGCCTACATCACCAGCCACTACGCACTCTCCAGCGACCTCTTCGCGGTGATGGTGAAGACCGCGCCGGAAGGCTGCCTGAACTACCGCACGCTGATCCTCGCCGATCGCCTGGGCTGGGCGCTGCAACAGCATGAAGGCGTGCAGGCGACCACTTCGC
This region includes:
- a CDS encoding Rieske (2Fe-2S) protein: MSCSIRIPADRLPARGGRSLLHHEKGIILLFDIDGELHAIDDRCPHAGASLFSGRLDGRWLQCPAHGLRFDLATGCPAGIKGFGLQRYEIEWRANECYVVLARQEVPA
- a CDS encoding DsbA family protein, which gives rise to MPTLNLDMTFDFICPWCLIGKRNLDVALRLLARQRPELDVRVNWLGLQLLPQISMEGEPFAEFYQRRLGGKRAVRARMGEVRRAAEGARVDLDLERILTMPNTTYAHRVFQRAVHVGSENQKEQLLEMIFRAHFQLGQDIGNRETLCRLLRACDFNVADFDDALADGARQFIGRRVALADSSVPMFLLEGRAFALGGQSPEQLLAALHRAIDRQHPEAIPA
- a CDS encoding 3-keto-5-aminohexanoate cleavage protein: MQFFDDSLHPENQDKVVITTAPYGPEWMPEDFPEDIPVTMDEQVQKAVDCYEAGATVLHLHVRELDGKGSKRLSKFNELIAGVREAVPDMIIQVGGSISFAPESDGEAAKWLSDDTRHMLAELTPKPDQVTVAINTTQMNIMELLYPEYLKGTSLENPLYQAAYSEMTVPAGPAWVEEHLKRLQAAGIQPHFQLTGMHALETLERLVRKGVYKGPLNLTWIGIGGGFDGPNPFNFMNFVHRAPDGATVTAESLLKNVLPFNMMAMAMGLHPRCGIEDTIIGQHGQRMTSVEQIQQCVRVAHELGREVASGKEARAIYKIGVQYDSVEETLRMNGMAPNRQPGQKSVPLRA
- a CDS encoding MFS transporter; protein product: MAIHSVALGDITATVPSVPRRYAWVVFALTFGLLISDYMSRQVLNAVFPLLKVEWALSDAQLGLLSGIVAVMVGLLTFPLSLLADRWGRVRSLALMAMLWSLATLGCAVAETFPQMFAARFFVGVGEAAYGSVGIAVVISVFPAHLRATLTGAFMAGGMFGSVLGMGLGGVLAAHLGWRWAFAGMALFGLLLALLYPLVVSEKRIAPVAAAEAPRQAGGRSLRSLFGSRSVIAAYLGSGLQLFVAAAVMVWIPSYLNRYYHLDTGKAGMISAVIVLVGGSGMVLCGILCDRLGRSNPPRKIILAIGFCLASCLLLLVAFHLPPGTAQLSLIALGMLVAAGTSGPSGAMVANLTAPAVHGTAFATLTLANNLLGLAPGPLLTGVLADRIGLDRAFQLIPLLSILAALVFLYARRHYHSDIRRLRGEEEGA
- a CDS encoding RBBP9/YdeN family alpha/beta hydrolase, whose amino-acid sequence is MVPGLRDHVAEHWQTLLEQRLPNMRSVPPLTENKLDLNARIEAIQRELESIDGEVILVAHSAGVLMVAHWAARYSRPIKGALLATPPDLDGDWPAHYPKPAVLAEMGWSPLPLEPLPFPTLVACSDNDPLASPEAVQRMARHWRASVVELGRVGHLNPASGFGDWPEAEALIQMLDS
- a CDS encoding AraC family transcriptional regulator, which gives rise to MVRIAALTNYLEVARHLGLNPHQQLSAVGLSQSMLEHPEQRIPVATAVTLLEESARISGCETFGLRMAESRQLADFGVISLLLSHQATLREAIDTIIRYRHLLNESLALYIDQEGKLAILREELLTVPPMPMRQGLELALGTLYRLCAALLGPHWRPVSVNFSHDAPADMQVHRRVFGCKIEFGSEFNGIVIPAADLDAANPMADPAMARHARSFVDSLPGATDGSTLNEVRKSIYLLLPMGRATIEQIAQSLGLNVRTLQRRLEDNGVTFSDLINEVRRELVLRYMENPRYSLGRIADLLGYSMPSSFTRWFAVQFGVSPAAWRKEHLGRETE